A window of Haliscomenobacter hydrossis DSM 1100 contains these coding sequences:
- a CDS encoding ABC transporter permease has product MLQNYLKITWRNLRRNRVYAFLNVLGLSLGIACGLMVFWFIRFHTTHDAFHANIDRIYQVTTEFHFDGTSYSKGVPPPTWKAVRDETSALSATICIEGYEKLMALIDANGRPVKKFKEGPGPKLAYTTPEYFKIFDYEWQVGAPSSLKKPNTVVISEGMAKKYFGDDDPIGRIIKLENQLNLEVTGIVNSPPENTDLPYEFFVSFATLENNRDFSYGGPELDTWSGVNSNTYCFALLPEGFSAAQFQVQLDTINNKYHGKDAKSYAHLAVKFSEMHHSERYYGPVPYKWIYIMATIGLFLIATACFNFINMATAQAMRRAKEVGIRKAVGGKRGQVFFQFISETGVITLIALVIGFGLAILSLPYLNESLNLGGGWPSKVYWNDPTLWLFILGLFVTVVFLAGSYPGLILAGFRPVAALKGGISQQQAGGFNIRRSLIVVQFVLIQLLIICTLVINGQVDFMMNKSVGYETKGIVEISIPTPDKINQTTFRERLLEIPGVKNASFCLFTPTTNSNNTSNVRFDTRQKDEVWQMNNKNGDEHYLETFGLTLVAGKNIPRSDTIQGYLINEKVVERLGLKDPEDAVGKTMNVWGVTAPIYGVLKNWNNSSFENAIDPIAIFTYKNIHYNCAIKLSSTNLQQTMKAVEKLWNGYFPDHLYEQNFLDESIARNYEFVNTMLRLVRIFSMIAIFIGCLGLYGLIKFMAAQKAKEIGVRKVLGATLAQILNLFGREIAVLVVIAFLIAAPVGWYLMDAWLKDYTYRIPIGIGTMIFAVLITLGVALLTSSYESIKAALVNPARSLKSE; this is encoded by the coding sequence ATGCTGCAAAACTATCTGAAAATCACCTGGCGCAATTTACGGCGCAACCGCGTATATGCATTCCTCAATGTACTGGGACTTAGCTTGGGCATTGCTTGTGGCTTGATGGTTTTTTGGTTCATCCGGTTCCATACCACCCACGATGCATTTCATGCCAATATTGATCGCATTTATCAAGTGACCACCGAGTTTCATTTTGATGGCACCAGCTACTCCAAAGGGGTTCCACCGCCAACCTGGAAGGCTGTGCGGGATGAAACTTCAGCGCTGTCTGCCACCATCTGTATCGAAGGTTATGAAAAACTAATGGCTTTGATTGATGCCAATGGGCGTCCGGTGAAAAAGTTCAAGGAAGGCCCTGGTCCAAAATTGGCCTACACCACTCCCGAATATTTTAAAATATTTGACTACGAGTGGCAAGTTGGTGCGCCCAGTTCGCTGAAAAAGCCCAATACCGTCGTCATCAGCGAAGGCATGGCCAAGAAATATTTTGGCGATGATGACCCCATCGGGCGCATCATCAAGCTGGAAAATCAACTCAATCTGGAAGTTACCGGGATCGTCAACAGTCCGCCCGAAAATACCGATTTGCCTTACGAGTTTTTTGTATCCTTTGCTACCCTAGAAAACAACCGCGATTTTTCCTATGGTGGCCCCGAGTTGGATACCTGGAGCGGAGTCAATTCCAATACCTATTGTTTTGCATTGTTGCCAGAAGGATTTAGTGCCGCTCAATTCCAGGTTCAACTGGACACCATCAATAACAAATACCACGGCAAAGATGCAAAATCCTATGCCCACCTGGCGGTCAAATTCAGCGAGATGCACCATTCGGAGCGCTATTATGGTCCGGTTCCGTACAAATGGATCTACATCATGGCTACGATTGGGCTTTTCCTGATCGCTACGGCTTGTTTCAACTTCATCAACATGGCTACTGCGCAAGCCATGCGCCGGGCCAAGGAAGTAGGCATTCGCAAAGCAGTGGGTGGCAAACGTGGACAGGTTTTTTTCCAATTCATCTCCGAAACCGGGGTCATTACGCTGATCGCCCTGGTCATCGGGTTTGGCTTGGCTATCCTTTCTCTCCCCTACCTCAACGAATCTTTAAATTTGGGTGGCGGTTGGCCGAGCAAGGTTTACTGGAATGACCCCACGTTGTGGTTGTTCATCCTCGGATTATTTGTCACGGTGGTATTTTTGGCGGGTTCATACCCCGGGTTGATTTTAGCGGGGTTCAGACCCGTTGCCGCCCTTAAAGGAGGCATCAGTCAACAACAAGCGGGCGGGTTTAACATTCGCCGGAGCTTGATCGTCGTGCAGTTTGTGCTCATCCAGTTGTTGATCATTTGCACCTTGGTGATCAATGGGCAAGTTGACTTCATGATGAACAAATCGGTGGGCTATGAGACCAAAGGGATTGTGGAAATCAGTATCCCTACCCCCGACAAAATCAACCAAACTACTTTCCGCGAACGTTTGTTGGAGATACCCGGTGTAAAAAATGCCAGCTTCTGCTTGTTTACCCCCACCACCAATTCGAACAATACCAGCAATGTGCGTTTTGATACCCGCCAGAAGGACGAGGTTTGGCAAATGAACAACAAAAACGGGGACGAACACTACCTGGAAACTTTTGGATTGACCCTGGTCGCCGGCAAAAATATCCCCCGCAGCGACACCATTCAAGGGTATTTGATCAATGAAAAAGTGGTCGAAAGGCTGGGGCTTAAAGACCCTGAAGATGCAGTCGGCAAAACCATGAACGTTTGGGGAGTAACTGCGCCAATTTATGGGGTATTGAAAAACTGGAACAATTCTTCTTTTGAAAACGCCATCGATCCGATTGCGATTTTCACCTACAAAAACATCCACTACAACTGCGCCATAAAATTGAGCAGCACCAACCTGCAACAAACCATGAAAGCAGTGGAAAAACTCTGGAATGGTTATTTTCCCGATCACTTGTATGAACAAAACTTTCTGGACGAAAGCATCGCCCGCAATTACGAGTTTGTGAATACCATGCTGCGTCTGGTGCGCATCTTTTCGATGATCGCCATATTTATCGGCTGCTTGGGTTTGTATGGTTTGATTAAATTTATGGCGGCGCAAAAAGCCAAAGAGATTGGGGTGCGCAAAGTGCTGGGTGCCACTTTGGCGCAGATTCTGAATCTGTTTGGTCGGGAGATTGCCGTACTGGTAGTTATTGCCTTTCTGATTGCCGCCCCAGTGGGTTGGTACCTGATGGATGCCTGGTTGAAAGATTATACTTACCGCATTCCGATTGGAATTGGCACAATGATTTTTGCGGTGCTGATCACCCTGGGGGTAGCTTTGTTGACCTCCAGTTATGAATCGATTAAAGCGGCGTTGGTGAATCCGGCGCGGTCTTTGAAGTCGGAGTAG
- a CDS encoding DUF885 family protein, which yields MKKPLTLFFAGMLCLHFLYAQTSTLYLQTSEMNHQMVQYDADKGSLMRFYATSNPMESRGQVSSYNSPERRQRLLQLIADNLKQLEQVEFDKMNINGKVDYLLFKRNLEDEQYKLQQEQSNYGQIVRFLPFSDRIYTLAKPRARGVSVNAQEVAKEMDGILKAVMQANEKLKEAEGVEQHLATLASEAVKGLQGVLKSYFAFYNAYDPQFSWWIPKTYSSLDSELDSYAKGLLGKGKPNSTQKDDGSGIIGRPIGREELIRQLKLEFIPYTPEELTEIANKEFAWCDAELLKASKEMGFGTDWKAAQEKVKNSFVAPGQQPQAMLELYEQSVAFLKKYDLVNISPIAEETWRVNMMSAERQLVSPFFLGGESLIISYPTPTMSYDEKMMSMRGNNPHFSRATVHHELIAGHHLQGFMNNRYKTYRNFGTPFWHEGNALYWEFILWDMKFPRSPEDRIGMLFWRMHRCARIIFSLNYHMGIWKPQQCIDFLVDRVGHERANAEGEVRRSFTGNYGPLYQLAYMIGGLQFYALKKELVDTKKMSYKQYHDAILQENALPVEMLRAILINQNLKRDFKTQWRFYDK from the coding sequence ATGAAAAAACCGCTTACCTTGTTTTTTGCAGGAATGTTATGCCTCCACTTTTTGTACGCCCAAACCAGTACCCTTTACCTGCAAACCAGCGAAATGAACCACCAAATGGTGCAGTATGACGCGGACAAAGGCAGTCTGATGCGTTTTTACGCCACCAGCAATCCAATGGAGTCGCGCGGTCAGGTTTCGAGCTACAATTCTCCCGAACGACGCCAACGCTTGTTGCAACTCATTGCCGACAACCTCAAACAATTGGAACAGGTTGAGTTTGACAAAATGAACATCAATGGCAAGGTCGATTACCTGTTGTTTAAGCGCAACCTCGAAGACGAGCAGTATAAATTGCAACAAGAACAAAGCAACTACGGCCAGATTGTGCGTTTTTTGCCTTTCTCTGACCGCATCTATACTTTGGCGAAACCGCGGGCTCGTGGCGTGAGTGTCAACGCCCAGGAGGTGGCCAAAGAAATGGATGGCATCCTCAAAGCGGTCATGCAGGCCAATGAAAAATTGAAAGAAGCAGAAGGTGTGGAGCAACACCTGGCCACCCTGGCTTCCGAGGCGGTAAAAGGACTGCAAGGTGTTTTAAAAAGTTATTTTGCCTTTTACAACGCTTACGATCCCCAGTTTTCCTGGTGGATACCCAAAACATACAGCAGCCTGGATAGCGAACTGGACAGCTACGCCAAAGGCTTGCTCGGCAAAGGCAAACCCAACTCCACCCAAAAGGACGACGGCAGTGGCATCATCGGCAGGCCCATTGGTCGGGAGGAGCTGATCCGACAACTCAAACTGGAGTTTATTCCCTATACGCCGGAAGAATTGACGGAAATTGCCAACAAGGAATTTGCCTGGTGTGATGCCGAACTGCTCAAGGCCAGTAAGGAAATGGGGTTTGGGACGGACTGGAAAGCAGCCCAGGAAAAAGTAAAAAACAGCTTTGTCGCGCCCGGCCAACAACCCCAGGCCATGCTCGAATTGTACGAACAGTCGGTGGCTTTTTTGAAAAAATACGACCTGGTCAACATCTCCCCCATCGCCGAAGAAACCTGGCGGGTGAACATGATGTCGGCAGAACGCCAGCTGGTCAGTCCGTTTTTTCTGGGAGGTGAATCGCTGATCATTTCTTATCCGACGCCTACGATGAGTTATGATGAAAAAATGATGAGCATGCGCGGCAACAACCCGCATTTTTCCAGGGCTACGGTACACCACGAGTTGATTGCGGGGCACCATTTGCAAGGTTTTATGAACAATCGTTATAAAACTTACCGCAACTTTGGAACTCCATTTTGGCACGAAGGCAATGCCCTGTATTGGGAGTTTATCCTGTGGGACATGAAGTTTCCTCGTTCGCCAGAAGACCGCATTGGCATGTTGTTTTGGCGCATGCACCGCTGTGCACGGATCATTTTTTCGCTGAATTACCACATGGGCATTTGGAAGCCCCAGCAGTGCATCGATTTTTTGGTGGATCGGGTTGGGCACGAACGCGCCAATGCCGAAGGAGAAGTACGTCGTTCGTTTACCGGCAATTATGGGCCCCTGTACCAACTTGCGTACATGATTGGTGGCTTGCAATTTTATGCCTTGAAAAAAGAATTGGTCGACACCAAAAAGATGAGCTACAAGCAGTACCACGATGCCATTTTGCAAGAAAATGCGCTGCCGGTGGAAATGCTGCGCGCCATTTTGATCAATCAAAACCTCAAGCGGGATTTCAAAACCCAGTGGCGTTTTTACGATAAATAA